The following coding sequences lie in one Chryseobacterium arthrosphaerae genomic window:
- the ccoS gene encoding cbb3-type cytochrome oxidase assembly protein CcoS: protein MDILYLMIVCSVSLAAIFLVVFIVYAKKGQFEDDESPAVRILFDDERVKEKDETGDKDKDEKEIGENNKN, encoded by the coding sequence ATGGATATTCTATATTTAATGATCGTCTGCAGTGTTTCTTTAGCTGCGATCTTCCTGGTCGTATTTATAGTGTATGCCAAAAAAGGGCAGTTTGAAGATGATGAATCTCCGGCTGTCAGAATTCTTTTTGATGACGAGAGAGTCAAAGAAAAAGATGAGACTGGCGACAAGGATAAAGACGAAAAAGAAATAGGAGAAAATAATAAAAATTGA
- a CDS encoding heavy metal translocating P-type ATPase: MSENCFHCGQGIEKERILFDEKTFCCNGCKSVYEILNTNNLSNFYELNKGAGIRPGDENATQFDYLDTPEIFEKVTDFSEGNTSLVTFKIPVIHCSSCIWLLESLHTLNDHIKYSQVNFTRKTLQISFNHNDLKLSQLANFLTNLGYKPVINLETAEKNVDHLDKSLLVKFAIAGFAFGNGMFLAFPEYVGGEDYWMEHYKGLFRVLMFLLACPVVFYSASDYYKSAWYGLKNKIVNIDVPIVLGIFVLFGRSIYEVATDYGPGYFDTLCGLLFFMLMGKLFQKRTYSALSYDRDYKSFYPIAVTKVDFEGKQENILLSEVKVGDRILVRNQEIIPVDAILINGEGNIDNSFITGESESISKQPGDKIFAGGKQIGSSLELEVIKDVDQSYLTQLWNKEAFKKHETGLDTLTNNISKYFTFVILGIALISGIYWAFIDLEKMFQVISAILIIACPCALALSAPFTFGHIMRILGRNKFYVKDTLTIEKIAKLDTIVFDKTGTITHRKKANIKYEGTEISEFDLFNIKTLLKNSNHPLSKSLYEFIEVNDDYFPVENFREISGKGYEASVRGNVYKIGSARYNNQEPKNLETAVYISKNDQFIGKFIFKNEYRPKLKDLFTKLTQYKIFILSGDNSSEESQLKELIPHYKGMAFNQSPEDKLNYIKNLQDQHMKVAMLGDGLNDAGALKQSNVGIAIADDTNSFTPSSDVIMNGEKVVTLDNYLNVCKGSITIVKMTFIISFLYNIVGLSYAVTGHMHPLFAAIIMPVSSITVVTFTTISTWILGRKYFKKQA; the protein is encoded by the coding sequence GTGAGCGAGAACTGTTTTCATTGTGGTCAAGGTATAGAAAAAGAGAGAATTTTATTTGACGAAAAGACTTTCTGTTGCAACGGATGTAAGTCTGTTTATGAAATTCTGAATACGAATAATTTAAGTAATTTTTACGAGCTGAATAAAGGGGCCGGAATTCGCCCGGGTGACGAAAACGCTACTCAGTTTGATTATCTGGACACTCCTGAAATTTTCGAAAAGGTTACTGATTTCTCTGAAGGAAACACCAGCCTTGTCACATTCAAGATCCCTGTAATACACTGTTCTTCCTGTATCTGGCTTCTGGAAAGCCTTCATACTCTGAACGATCATATCAAATATTCCCAGGTCAACTTCACCAGAAAGACCTTACAGATCTCTTTCAACCATAACGACCTGAAATTAAGCCAACTTGCTAATTTTCTGACCAATCTGGGATATAAGCCGGTCATCAACCTTGAGACTGCCGAAAAAAATGTCGATCACCTGGACAAATCCCTTCTGGTAAAATTTGCTATTGCCGGATTTGCCTTTGGGAACGGAATGTTCCTGGCTTTCCCTGAATATGTGGGAGGTGAAGATTACTGGATGGAACATTACAAAGGGCTTTTCAGGGTCCTGATGTTTTTGCTGGCCTGCCCTGTTGTATTTTATTCTGCGTCTGATTACTACAAATCTGCATGGTACGGACTGAAAAATAAAATTGTCAATATTGATGTTCCTATCGTGTTGGGAATCTTCGTTCTTTTCGGAAGAAGTATCTATGAAGTTGCTACCGACTATGGTCCGGGGTATTTTGACACACTTTGTGGCCTTCTGTTTTTCATGCTGATGGGTAAACTTTTCCAGAAAAGAACGTACAGTGCTCTTTCCTATGACAGGGATTACAAATCTTTCTACCCTATTGCCGTTACCAAAGTAGACTTTGAAGGAAAACAGGAAAACATCCTGCTTTCAGAGGTTAAGGTAGGAGACAGAATTTTAGTTAGAAATCAGGAAATCATACCGGTAGACGCCATTCTGATCAACGGAGAAGGGAATATTGACAACAGTTTTATTACCGGAGAAAGTGAAAGCATCAGTAAGCAGCCGGGAGATAAAATTTTTGCAGGAGGCAAGCAAATTGGTTCTTCTCTTGAGCTGGAAGTCATCAAAGATGTGGATCAGAGTTACCTTACCCAACTCTGGAACAAGGAAGCCTTTAAAAAACACGAAACCGGACTTGATACCCTTACAAACAATATCAGTAAATACTTCACATTTGTCATTCTGGGAATCGCTTTGATTTCAGGAATCTACTGGGCATTTATTGATCTTGAAAAAATGTTCCAGGTTATCTCAGCGATCCTGATCATTGCCTGCCCTTGTGCACTTGCTTTATCTGCTCCGTTTACTTTCGGGCACATTATGAGGATTTTAGGCCGTAATAAATTTTATGTAAAAGATACTTTAACGATTGAAAAGATTGCCAAACTTGATACTATTGTTTTTGATAAAACAGGAACGATTACGCATAGAAAAAAGGCCAATATCAAATATGAAGGCACTGAAATCAGTGAGTTCGACTTATTCAATATTAAAACCTTACTGAAAAATTCAAACCACCCGCTTTCCAAGTCATTATATGAATTTATTGAGGTCAATGACGACTATTTTCCGGTAGAAAATTTCCGGGAGATATCAGGAAAAGGATATGAAGCCAGTGTAAGAGGAAATGTGTACAAGATCGGTTCTGCACGATACAACAATCAGGAACCTAAAAACCTTGAAACAGCGGTTTACATTAGCAAAAACGACCAATTCATTGGAAAATTCATCTTTAAAAACGAATACCGTCCGAAACTTAAGGATCTGTTTACCAAACTTACCCAATACAAAATATTCATCCTTAGCGGGGATAATTCTTCAGAGGAAAGCCAGCTTAAAGAACTGATTCCTCATTACAAAGGAATGGCTTTTAACCAGAGCCCTGAGGACAAGCTAAACTACATTAAAAACCTTCAGGATCAGCACATGAAAGTGGCCATGCTGGGGGACGGACTGAATGATGCCGGAGCCCTAAAGCAAAGTAATGTGGGAATCGCTATTGCCGATGATACCAACAGCTTCACACCTTCTTCCGATGTGATCATGAATGGTGAAAAAGTAGTCACTCTTGACAACTACCTGAACGTCTGCAAAGGCTCGATCACCATTGTGAAAATGACATTTATAATCAGTTTTCTTTATAATATCGTTGGGTTAAGTTACGCTGTTACAGGACATATGCATCCGCTTTTTGCGGCGATCATCATGCCGGTAAGTTCAATTACGGTAGTTACCTTTACTACAATTTCAACATGGATACTGGGTCGAAAATACTTCAAAAAACAGGCTTAA
- a CDS encoding Crp/Fnr family transcriptional regulator, producing MPQEQQIAIEERFARVFNDKSFKERLSSADFEKYINGKKRLSFQKHDTIFEDGETPKGVFVLEKGAAKLSKSGAFGKDQILRFIKEGDIIGYRSLLCGENFQAKAEAMTDIECVFLPADIFMYLLEVDPQLSFVMLQKISYELGESSNTITFLAQKTVRERLAEILLLLEQKLGVDPEGFIKISLTREEIANIIGTATESAIRLISEFKQDSLIEVDGRNIKILNHDKLMKLGHVVL from the coding sequence ATGCCGCAGGAACAACAGATAGCAATTGAAGAGAGGTTCGCCAGAGTTTTTAATGATAAATCATTTAAGGAAAGACTTTCTAGCGCAGATTTTGAAAAATATATTAACGGTAAAAAAAGATTGAGTTTTCAGAAACACGATACGATTTTCGAGGATGGCGAAACTCCGAAAGGGGTATTCGTGCTTGAAAAAGGAGCCGCTAAACTTTCGAAATCAGGAGCCTTCGGGAAAGATCAGATTTTAAGATTTATCAAAGAAGGGGATATCATCGGCTATCGTTCTTTGCTTTGCGGGGAAAATTTCCAGGCCAAAGCAGAAGCTATGACAGACATTGAGTGTGTTTTCTTACCAGCTGATATCTTTATGTATCTTCTGGAAGTAGATCCGCAGTTGTCTTTCGTGATGCTTCAGAAAATATCATACGAATTAGGAGAATCTTCCAACACCATTACTTTCCTTGCTCAGAAAACGGTGAGAGAAAGACTGGCTGAAATCCTTCTGCTTCTTGAGCAGAAACTGGGGGTAGATCCGGAGGGATTCATCAAGATTTCATTGACAAGAGAAGAAATTGCCAATATTATCGGTACCGCTACAGAAAGTGCCATCCGTCTGATTTCAGAATTCAAACAGGACAGCCTGATTGAAGTGGATGGGCGAAACATCAAGATACTCAATCACGACAAACTCATGAAACTCGGTCACGTAGTTTTATAA
- the panB gene encoding 3-methyl-2-oxobutanoate hydroxymethyltransferase — translation MSVHSEIKKVTTETLRKMKFDKEKITMLTAYDFTTAKMVDAGGVDAILIGDSAANVMAGFETTLPITLDQMIYHAQSVVRGTDRALVVADLPFGTYQSNPEKALESAVRMMKEGGAHAVKIEGGKEISKSIKKIINAGIPVMGHLGLTPQSIYKFGTYKVRAKEEAEAQKLIDDAMLLEELGCFSVVLEKIPADLAKKVTESISIPTIGIGAGADCDGQVLVYHDMVGMNKGFSPKFLRRYLDLYTEITGAVSQYVKDVKSVEFPNENESY, via the coding sequence ATGTCTGTTCACTCTGAAATTAAAAAAGTTACAACTGAAACCTTGCGTAAAATGAAATTCGACAAGGAAAAAATAACAATGCTTACAGCCTACGATTTTACCACGGCAAAAATGGTAGATGCAGGTGGAGTAGATGCTATTTTGATTGGTGACTCTGCAGCAAATGTAATGGCAGGTTTTGAAACGACCTTACCCATTACCCTGGATCAGATGATCTATCATGCTCAAAGTGTGGTGAGAGGAACTGACAGAGCTTTGGTAGTAGCAGATTTGCCTTTCGGAACATATCAGAGTAATCCGGAAAAAGCCCTGGAGTCTGCCGTAAGGATGATGAAGGAAGGAGGAGCTCATGCAGTAAAGATTGAAGGCGGTAAAGAAATTTCCAAATCGATCAAAAAAATCATCAATGCCGGAATTCCGGTGATGGGACATTTGGGATTAACCCCACAGTCGATCTATAAATTCGGAACCTACAAAGTAAGAGCCAAAGAAGAAGCTGAAGCTCAGAAATTAATTGATGATGCCATGCTTTTGGAAGAATTAGGCTGTTTCTCAGTTGTTTTAGAGAAAATTCCTGCTGATCTGGCAAAAAAGGTGACAGAAAGTATTTCTATCCCAACGATCGGAATCGGTGCCGGTGCAGATTGTGACGGTCAGGTTCTTGTTTATCATGATATGGTAGGAATGAACAAAGGCTTCAGTCCGAAATTTTTAAGAAGATACCTTGACCTTTACACAGAAATTACAGGAGCTGTTTCTCAATACGTAAAAGATGTGAAAAGTGTAGAGTTTCCAAACGAAAACGAAAGTTATTAA
- a CDS encoding RluA family pseudouridine synthase has protein sequence MKEQIIYEDNHLLVVNKKVGQLVQGDKTGDESLLESIKNFIKIRDAKPGNVFLGLVHRIDRPTSGLVIYAKTSKALSRLTQMVKNREVKKTYWAVVGKEMIPQSQRLVHYLKKNEKNNKAIVFPKATEGAKEAILTYNVIKTLDNYLLLEIDLETGRHHQIRAQLSKTGVPIKGDLKYGAPRSNPDGGINLHARKLEFIHPVTKEKIEITAPVPQNDAIWRACEE, from the coding sequence ATGAAGGAGCAGATTATATATGAAGACAATCATCTTCTGGTGGTCAACAAAAAGGTGGGTCAGCTTGTACAGGGTGACAAAACCGGTGATGAATCACTACTGGAATCCATAAAGAATTTTATAAAAATAAGAGATGCTAAGCCGGGAAATGTTTTTCTCGGCTTGGTTCATCGTATAGACCGGCCTACCTCAGGTCTGGTGATCTATGCAAAAACCTCCAAAGCGCTTTCCCGCCTTACACAGATGGTCAAGAACCGTGAGGTCAAAAAAACCTATTGGGCTGTTGTAGGAAAAGAAATGATTCCTCAGAGCCAGCGACTGGTTCATTATTTAAAGAAAAACGAAAAAAATAATAAAGCGATCGTTTTTCCGAAAGCTACAGAAGGCGCAAAAGAAGCAATTCTGACCTACAACGTGATCAAAACACTTGATAATTATCTGCTTCTGGAAATAGACCTTGAAACGGGAAGACATCATCAGATCCGGGCACAGCTGTCAAAAACGGGTGTTCCGATCAAAGGAGATCTTAAATATGGGGCTCCCCGCTCCAATCCGGATGGCGGAATCAACCTGCATGCAAGAAAACTGGAGTTTATTCATCCGGTTACCAAAGAGAAAATTGAAATTACAGCACCTGTTCCGCAGAATGATGCGATCTGGAGAGCTTGTGAAGAATAA
- a CDS encoding Ig-like domain-containing protein, translating to MKKLYPFSFHRKRRTINFKSIVSAAVLLLGGKELAYAQVSSYTFSQSSGTYAPITGTVLDTATGNTSTTNLNSNIYPLSLPFGFVFNGVSYNSLNVSTNGFITFGSTAPSTTYTTPVSGTTAYEGAVSVFGKDISSFFDISGATGDISWETTGTAPNREIVIQWKNFRPNSSTSTTAVYTFSFQIRLKETSNVIEMVYNNGSYLAGSTSVSGTAQIGLRGASATDFNTRLNGTSLEFVNSTPGTANSSTQAFNTVNAIPGMPSAGLTYTWTPPTCFAPSGITGGTTTNNSVNISWTPHVTMPSGYDVYYSTASTPPTSATTPTHQNVPGNSVQIGSLAPSTTYYVWVRANCGGGNTSVWSLQPVQISTQCTPPALTSTTGATTCTTGSATLTLTATADAGATVRWYDAQTGGNQVGTGNTFTTPAISSTTNYWAAAANTGNVTNVGPASPAGVGTNSAESTNWDLLFTVRTNIALNSVDIFPGTVGQDGVIEILTSSGTSLASIPFTTTVAGNSTAQTVPLNISLPPGTYAMRRTGTAKLYRNNGGAVFPYSTPELVITGTTFSSYPTYYFYFYNLNFTPTCESARTMVTAEISCMSTSETQTKETVKVHPNPFSDYVNISRPELVKSIKVTDVTGKLIRTIPNPDAALMLNDLSHGMYILILEMKDGSVEQKKVIKK from the coding sequence ATGAAAAAACTTTACCCATTTTCTTTTCACCGGAAAAGAAGAACAATTAATTTTAAAAGCATTGTATCGGCAGCGGTATTGCTGCTGGGAGGAAAAGAGCTGGCTTACGCACAGGTGAGCAGTTATACTTTTTCCCAGTCTTCGGGAACTTATGCTCCAATAACGGGAACCGTATTGGATACTGCTACAGGAAATACTTCTACTACCAACCTTAATAGTAATATTTATCCTCTGTCATTGCCTTTTGGTTTTGTATTTAATGGAGTCTCATATAACTCATTAAATGTATCTACAAACGGATTTATTACATTTGGGAGCACGGCTCCTTCTACAACATATACGACCCCTGTATCCGGAACAACGGCTTATGAAGGGGCAGTCTCTGTGTTTGGAAAAGACATAAGCAGTTTTTTTGATATCAGTGGTGCAACCGGGGATATCAGTTGGGAAACTACAGGTACCGCGCCCAATAGGGAGATTGTTATTCAATGGAAAAATTTCAGACCCAACAGTAGTACTTCCACAACTGCCGTGTATACGTTTTCATTTCAAATCCGCCTAAAGGAAACGTCTAATGTGATCGAAATGGTATATAATAACGGATCATATTTAGCAGGAAGTACCAGCGTTTCCGGAACAGCTCAAATCGGTTTAAGAGGAGCCTCTGCCACCGATTTTAATACAAGGCTTAATGGAACCTCATTAGAATTTGTGAACTCTACACCAGGAACGGCCAATAGCAGTACCCAGGCCTTTAATACAGTAAACGCAATTCCCGGGATGCCGTCTGCCGGACTTACTTATACATGGACTCCGCCAACCTGTTTTGCCCCATCCGGCATCACAGGTGGTACAACTACAAATAACAGTGTTAATATATCCTGGACTCCACATGTAACAATGCCTTCCGGATATGATGTCTATTATAGTACTGCCAGTACTCCTCCAACTTCTGCTACGACACCCACTCATCAAAACGTTCCGGGAAATTCAGTTCAGATCGGATCCTTGGCTCCGTCCACAACTTATTATGTGTGGGTAAGGGCAAATTGCGGAGGCGGCAATACAAGTGTATGGTCTCTTCAGCCTGTGCAGATTTCAACTCAGTGTACACCGCCGGCACTTACTTCTACAACTGGAGCCACTACCTGTACAACGGGTTCAGCTACTTTAACATTGACAGCCACTGCAGATGCCGGAGCTACTGTCAGATGGTATGATGCACAAACGGGAGGAAATCAGGTGGGGACAGGTAATACATTTACCACACCCGCTATATCTTCTACTACAAATTACTGGGCTGCAGCAGCCAATACAGGAAATGTAACTAATGTGGGGCCTGCATCTCCGGCAGGTGTAGGAACAAACAGTGCCGAATCTACTAACTGGGATCTGTTGTTTACTGTAAGAACCAATATAGCACTCAATTCTGTAGATATATTCCCCGGGACGGTAGGACAGGATGGAGTTATTGAAATTCTTACCTCATCAGGAACGTCACTTGCATCTATTCCCTTTACAACCACTGTTGCAGGAAATTCAACGGCACAGACGGTTCCGTTGAATATTTCATTACCTCCGGGAACTTATGCCATGAGAAGAACAGGAACTGCAAAATTATACCGAAATAACGGTGGAGCCGTATTTCCCTATTCTACTCCTGAATTGGTAATTACAGGGACGACGTTTTCAAGCTACCCAACTTATTATTTTTATTTCTATAATCTGAATTTTACCCCTACATGTGAATCTGCAAGAACTATGGTGACGGCTGAGATAAGTTGTATGTCAACTTCAGAAACGCAAACGAAGGAAACTGTAAAAGTACATCCGAATCCTTTCTCTGATTATGTCAATATCAGCAGACCTGAACTGGTAAAATCCATTAAAGTGACTGATGTTACAGGAAAACTGATCAGAACAATCCCTAATCCGGATGCTGCCTTGATGCTGAACGACCTTTCGCACGGAATGTATATATTGATTCTGGAAATGAAAGACGGTTCTGTGGAACAGAAAAAAGTGATTAAAAAATAA
- the thiS gene encoding sulfur carrier protein ThiS — protein MFKLLGMELIINHTRKTFDVLPENLEALLAIELPGKRKGIAVALNNRIIPLSAWAETFLKDNDSVLIITATQGG, from the coding sequence ATGTTTAAATTATTAGGAATGGAACTTATTATCAACCACACCCGAAAAACATTTGATGTACTTCCTGAGAATCTGGAAGCATTACTGGCTATAGAGCTGCCCGGAAAAAGAAAAGGAATTGCTGTAGCGCTCAACAACCGTATCATTCCGCTGTCCGCCTGGGCGGAAACCTTCCTCAAAGACAACGATTCAGTTTTAATTATTACTGCCACTCAGGGCGGTTAA
- the thiC gene encoding phosphomethylpyrimidine synthase ThiC, whose product MAHSITCSPFPNSKKIYVEGKIHPVNVAMREIQLSPTKLTNGGFEHNAPVTIYDTSGPYTDENAVIDIQKGLPRIREQWILDRKDVSILEGITSEYGKARLADPKLDELRFSYDHKPKVAQEGKELTQLYYAKQGIITPEMEYVAIRENQRIEQLESVPKEMACQHVGNSFGANTPKSKITPEFVRDEIAAGRAIIPNNINHPESEPMIIGRNFLVKINANIGNSAVTSSIEEEVEKAVWACRWGADTIMDLSTGKNIHETREWIIRNSPVPIGTVPIYQALEKVKGVPEDLTWEVFRDTLIEQAEQGVSYFTIHAGVLLRYIHLTASRVTGIVSRGGSIMAKWCLFHHKENFLYTHFEEICEIMKKYDVAFSLGDGLRPGSIADANDAAQFAELETLGELTKIAWKHNVQVMIEGPGHVPMHMIKENMEKQLEECHEAPFYTLGPLTTDIAPGYDHITSGIGAAMIGWFGCAMLCYVTPKEHLGLPNKEDVKVGVITYKLAAHAADLAKGHPGAQYRDNALSKARFEFRWEDQFNLSLDPDTARAYHDETLPADGAKIAHFCSMCGPKFCSMKITQEIRESAEKGMLDKSQEFIEKGKEIYI is encoded by the coding sequence ATGGCTCACTCCATTACATGTTCGCCATTTCCGAACTCAAAGAAAATATATGTTGAAGGAAAAATTCATCCTGTCAATGTAGCAATGCGTGAAATACAGCTTAGCCCTACCAAACTTACCAATGGAGGCTTTGAACATAATGCACCTGTAACCATTTATGATACTTCAGGTCCTTATACCGATGAAAATGCTGTGATCGATATCCAGAAAGGACTTCCCAGGATAAGAGAACAGTGGATCCTGGATAGAAAGGATGTCAGTATTCTGGAAGGAATCACTTCTGAATATGGGAAAGCCCGCCTTGCAGATCCTAAACTCGATGAACTGCGTTTTTCCTATGACCATAAACCTAAAGTAGCACAGGAAGGAAAAGAGCTAACCCAGTTGTATTATGCAAAACAGGGAATCATCACTCCGGAGATGGAATATGTGGCGATCAGGGAAAATCAAAGAATTGAACAGCTGGAATCTGTTCCCAAAGAGATGGCCTGCCAGCATGTCGGTAACAGTTTTGGAGCCAATACTCCAAAAAGTAAGATTACTCCGGAATTTGTAAGAGATGAAATTGCTGCCGGAAGAGCTATTATCCCGAATAATATCAATCACCCGGAAAGCGAACCGATGATCATCGGAAGAAATTTCCTGGTCAAGATCAATGCTAATATTGGCAACAGCGCTGTCACATCAAGTATTGAAGAGGAAGTGGAAAAAGCTGTCTGGGCCTGCCGCTGGGGAGCTGATACCATTATGGATCTTTCAACAGGAAAGAATATTCATGAGACAAGAGAATGGATTATCAGAAACAGTCCGGTTCCTATTGGTACCGTTCCGATCTATCAGGCCTTAGAAAAAGTAAAAGGGGTTCCGGAAGATCTTACATGGGAAGTCTTCAGGGATACACTGATTGAGCAGGCAGAGCAGGGAGTGTCTTATTTTACCATTCATGCAGGGGTTTTGCTGCGTTATATTCATCTGACAGCCAGTAGAGTAACAGGAATTGTATCCCGGGGAGGATCTATTATGGCCAAATGGTGCCTGTTCCATCATAAAGAAAACTTTTTATATACGCATTTCGAGGAGATTTGTGAGATCATGAAGAAATATGATGTGGCTTTCTCCCTGGGGGACGGACTTCGTCCGGGGTCAATTGCTGATGCCAATGATGCTGCTCAGTTTGCAGAGCTGGAAACGTTAGGCGAACTGACCAAAATAGCATGGAAACACAATGTACAGGTTATGATCGAAGGGCCGGGGCATGTTCCGATGCACATGATCAAAGAAAATATGGAAAAGCAGCTGGAAGAATGTCATGAAGCACCATTCTACACTTTAGGGCCTTTGACAACGGATATTGCTCCGGGCTATGACCATATTACTTCAGGAATTGGAGCGGCAATGATCGGGTGGTTTGGTTGTGCCATGCTTTGCTATGTAACTCCAAAGGAACATTTAGGACTTCCGAATAAAGAAGATGTAAAAGTTGGGGTAATCACCTATAAACTGGCCGCCCACGCAGCAGACCTCGCAAAAGGACATCCCGGAGCACAGTACAGGGACAATGCTTTGAGTAAAGCCAGGTTTGAATTCAGATGGGAAGATCAGTTCAATCTTTCATTAGATCCGGATACGGCAAGGGCCTATCATGATGAAACCCTTCCTGCCGATGGAGCAAAGATTGCGCACTTCTGCTCAATGTGCGGACCGAAATTCTGCTCAATGAAAATCACTCAGGAAATCCGTGAATCTGCAGAAAAAGGAATGCTGGATAAATCACAGGAATTTATTGAAAAAGGAAAAGAGATCTATATATGA
- a CDS encoding thiamine phosphate synthase, which translates to MILVITPEIMVPNETEIINHMFQKGLDLLHIRKPHITRQELSGFISEVDLSFRSRLVLHTHYELGEDYGIARLHVREKDRLEGEYTSFADRHIISTSVHDMNTYNALGKEWEYAFISPFFPSISKKGYGENATIIEEVKHRDNKEVKLIALGGITPENICEVFEAGADGAALLGSVWESEDPLKVFMKCSENSFIIKK; encoded by the coding sequence ATGATCCTTGTCATCACGCCTGAAATAATGGTTCCCAATGAAACGGAGATCATTAATCATATGTTTCAGAAAGGGTTGGATCTGCTTCATATCAGAAAACCACACATTACCCGTCAGGAACTGTCAGGTTTTATCAGTGAGGTTGATCTCTCATTCCGCTCACGGTTAGTTCTTCATACTCACTATGAGCTGGGAGAGGATTATGGAATTGCAAGACTTCATGTCAGGGAGAAAGACCGGCTGGAAGGTGAGTACACATCCTTCGCAGACAGGCATATCATTTCAACTTCAGTACATGATATGAACACTTACAATGCATTGGGAAAAGAATGGGAATATGCTTTCATAAGCCCGTTTTTTCCAAGTATTTCTAAAAAAGGATATGGTGAAAACGCTACAATTATAGAGGAGGTTAAACATAGAGACAACAAAGAGGTAAAGCTGATCGCGCTGGGAGGAATTACTCCTGAAAATATCTGCGAAGTTTTTGAAGCCGGAGCAGATGGAGCAGCTTTGCTAGGATCAGTTTGGGAAAGCGAAGACCCTCTTAAGGTTTTTATGAAATGCAGTGAGAATTCTTTCATCATCAAAAAATAG
- a CDS encoding thiamine phosphate synthase produces MEQLQYISQGKTREEQETNIRKALDHGIGWVQVRWKNAPEKELISLCEVSKRLCSEYQSVCIINDHVELARSIDADGVHLGLDDGSVKTARSILGDHKIIGGTANTLSDVLQRMNEPCDYIGLGPLRFTATKEKLSPVLGFEGYRQIVENLKEKSHSLPKIFAIGSVTPEDIVPLLQIGIYGVSVSGEITRQPSLITEFKKEITHNEVFR; encoded by the coding sequence ATGGAACAGTTACAATATATATCACAGGGAAAAACAAGGGAAGAGCAGGAAACCAATATCCGGAAAGCTTTAGATCATGGTATCGGCTGGGTACAGGTCCGTTGGAAAAATGCGCCTGAAAAGGAATTGATCAGCCTGTGTGAGGTCTCAAAACGTTTATGTTCAGAATATCAGTCGGTTTGCATCATCAATGATCATGTAGAACTGGCAAGAAGCATTGATGCTGACGGTGTTCATTTAGGACTGGATGACGGTTCTGTAAAAACAGCCAGATCTATTTTAGGAGACCATAAAATAATCGGCGGTACAGCCAATACCCTTTCTGATGTACTGCAAAGAATGAACGAACCCTGTGATTACATAGGGCTGGGGCCGTTACGATTTACAGCGACAAAGGAAAAGCTGAGCCCGGTATTGGGCTTTGAGGGATATCGTCAGATTGTAGAGAATCTGAAAGAAAAATCTCATTCTCTTCCTAAGATATTTGCGATAGGCAGTGTCACTCCTGAAGATATTGTTCCCTTACTACAGATCGGAATTTACGGAGTTTCCGTTTCAGGAGAAATAACCAGACAACCGTCCCTTATTACAGAATTTAAAAAAGAAATCACCCATAACGAAGTTTTCCGGTAA